Proteins from a single region of Syntrophales bacterium:
- a CDS encoding efflux RND transporter periplasmic adaptor subunit → MLKPRGNRIERVRFIACLLVIPVFLAAGCSGGKSASEQVSAPVPVAVKTIEKTDVEKVISVTGNIEGLRTARLGFLVAGKVNYIAAREGETVRAGQLLASLDPESYRIGKELADAAVAQIEDEHRRLTLMHERKSLSDGDYAKINSGLRQARAQQRLQAKNLADTRLYTPFSGILLKRGVEVGEIIGTGMPVFAVSDIHVVKVNASVPETDLQFIRMGSEARVRISSLDSEYAGKVVEIGSLAEATTRAFPVKIEVGNPDLLMRPGMTADIRIQSGKKTEIMAVPGEAVMRDPDNAAYVFVVDENRKQAFKRRISLGEIRENGIAVTSGLAPGEQVVVGGQHKLNDGTPVTVKQAP, encoded by the coding sequence ATGTTGAAACCCAGAGGTAATCGTATCGAACGCGTCCGTTTCATTGCCTGCCTTCTCGTGATTCCTGTGTTTCTTGCGGCCGGCTGCAGCGGTGGCAAAAGCGCGAGCGAGCAGGTGAGCGCCCCCGTCCCCGTGGCCGTGAAAACAATCGAGAAAACGGACGTCGAAAAGGTCATCTCCGTCACTGGGAACATCGAAGGGCTGAGAACCGCGCGCCTGGGCTTCCTGGTGGCCGGGAAGGTCAACTACATCGCCGCGAGGGAAGGGGAGACGGTCCGGGCGGGGCAGCTCCTGGCCAGCCTCGACCCGGAGAGCTACCGGATCGGCAAGGAGTTGGCCGACGCCGCCGTCGCCCAAATCGAGGACGAGCACCGGCGACTGACCCTGATGCACGAGCGGAAGAGCCTCTCGGACGGCGACTACGCGAAGATCAACAGCGGTCTGCGGCAGGCCCGGGCGCAGCAGCGGCTGCAGGCGAAAAACCTGGCGGACACGAGGCTGTACACGCCTTTCAGCGGGATTCTCCTGAAGCGCGGGGTCGAAGTCGGGGAGATCATCGGCACGGGCATGCCCGTCTTCGCGGTCTCCGACATCCACGTCGTGAAGGTCAACGCCTCTGTTCCCGAGACGGACCTGCAGTTCATCCGGATGGGCTCCGAGGCCCGGGTGCGCATTTCCTCCCTCGATTCCGAGTATGCCGGGAAGGTCGTGGAGATCGGCTCCCTCGCGGAAGCGACGACCCGGGCGTTTCCCGTGAAGATCGAAGTCGGGAACCCCGATCTGCTCATGCGTCCGGGCATGACGGCGGACATCCGGATCCAGTCCGGAAAGAAGACGGAGATCATGGCCGTGCCCGGGGAAGCGGTCATGCGAGACCCGGACAATGCGGCCTATGTCTTCGTCGTTGATGAAAACCGGAAACAGGCCTTCAAGCGCAGGATTTCCCTCGGGGAGATCCGTGAAAACGGCATCGCCGTGACCTCCGGCCTCGCTCCGGGCGAGCAGGTCGTGGTCGGCGGCCAGCATAAGCTGAATGACGGAACTCCCGTGACAGTCAAGCAGGCACCATGA
- a CDS encoding efflux RND transporter permease subunit — MNFVKKSLKYPQVTVSVLLILFAVGTFSLLEMPRREDAKIRIRVGQVIAFYPGADSLQVEEQVTKKLEQYLFQYEEVRKEKTTSTTRDGVVLINVWLNDSVKDLDVFWSKLNHQLLVQKAVSLPPGVQGPIVNFEFGDVEALLIAIEMDDPDYARMSDCARKLEDSLRTLKSVSKIRRIGGQKEQILISADSAKLERYGMTFATAMMVLQSQNTIGPAGDLSTPDSQVRLYTRGYYRTETEIGDQIIGLARTGETVRLRDVAAIQRQYQEPASRATVNGRNTMLLAVQMHEGRNIVEFGKEVDRKLAETSRLLPAGVKLTTIVNQPAVVAKNVGHFLREFMLAIVAVILVIVLLLPFRVAAVAAMAIPMTVAVTFGVMHALGIELHQVSLAALIVALGMVVDDAVVVADNYVELLDGGVDRKTAAWRSASDLVVPILAATVTIIAAFLPMTLLTGMVGEFIIALPLTVSIALAASFFVAMVLTPLLCLTFIRKGLHDREETGKTSGKKDRSLLDFMQLGYDRAIAWCMAHSRVSISACLVIILLAVALYQAIPQKFFPAAERNQFIVELWMPTGTKLEKTGQAVRKIEGMLKNDRRVVNYAGFIGMGAPRFYYNFIPEPPGANFAQVIVNTNTDEEAKQLQRELNARVDGEVPEGRVQARLMQQGVPAAASVEVRIVGDDIATLKSAGRQVEDILRETRAAAFIRSDFREDYYGVSVRLLDNAARMGFTTESVAKSIYAGFTGAPVSTLYEGNTPVEILLRLDERSRGSFDHLRNMYLPSPVTGAAVPLRQIATLEPQWHHGRIRHLNGLRTLTVQCEPAEGILASQVLKKARPQISRIALPPGFRIEYGGEYENQRETFSEMLVVLAISIVLIFLVLLFQFRNLKQSFIVMLTIPLSMFGAFLGLLITGNPFGFTAFVGLISLSGIVVRNAIILIDHANELCRGGASIRTAALESGKRRLRPIFLTASAAAIGVLPMILSGSPLWSPLASVIAVGIMLSMVVSLLLVPVLYAAMIKPSGVLAKSPASLERPAHTGLRKQVASLLLIALILFPAGAGAQDGPERLNLQKVTELAVRNNRLLHIRQLQVDEKRQKVSESRVKYFPAVVVGGSYQYSSVAGTVDLSQGFLGTVSTGSVHLPVPSVDLALDLNSYDVASAGVRFYQPVSQIPKIRSGVEISKADLAISEIEQAKAIMQVKQAAEKLYFGLLILQKQKEEAQIKRTLAKRKLHDVESAVLAGKTTPSSLAGLKAAVADEEQNLLKIRIQIDDYSADLRHLIGLPSSTPFVLDPVTFDDTIYELMPVDALAREAQTGNSDLKAAAVQKAKAEHAIDASRFSYLPDFGVMGGYTWQEGNAHFRQSAIHSGFDPGWNVRDAFIGVSLQWNIQDAVSNVYVKRQRLALKRQAEENLANTLEQVNADIEKAHRRASQAVELISVARKVVDYRREDYRIQKDRYEAGLSLEADCLTAKAALMKAESDLFAAQLNYRIVVTDLQLLSGRL; from the coding sequence ATGAACTTCGTCAAGAAATCCCTGAAGTATCCCCAGGTCACCGTCTCCGTCCTCCTCATCCTGTTTGCCGTCGGCACCTTCTCCCTCCTGGAGATGCCGCGGCGCGAGGACGCCAAGATCCGTATCCGGGTGGGGCAGGTCATTGCCTTCTACCCCGGGGCCGATTCGCTCCAGGTAGAGGAGCAGGTCACGAAGAAGCTGGAGCAGTACCTGTTCCAGTATGAAGAGGTCCGGAAAGAGAAAACGACCTCCACCACCCGCGACGGCGTCGTCCTCATCAACGTCTGGCTGAACGACAGCGTGAAAGACCTGGACGTCTTCTGGAGCAAGCTGAACCACCAGTTGCTCGTCCAGAAGGCCGTCAGCCTGCCGCCGGGTGTCCAGGGACCCATCGTGAATTTCGAGTTCGGCGACGTGGAGGCGCTCCTGATCGCCATTGAAATGGACGATCCCGACTATGCCCGGATGAGCGACTGTGCCCGGAAGCTGGAAGACAGCCTCCGGACCCTCAAGTCCGTCTCGAAGATCAGGCGCATCGGCGGCCAGAAGGAGCAGATCCTCATCTCGGCGGACAGCGCGAAGCTGGAGCGATACGGGATGACCTTCGCGACGGCCATGATGGTCCTGCAGTCGCAGAACACCATCGGCCCCGCAGGCGACCTTTCGACGCCGGACTCGCAGGTGCGCCTTTACACCAGGGGATATTACCGGACGGAGACGGAGATCGGCGACCAGATCATCGGCCTGGCCAGGACCGGCGAGACGGTGCGCCTGAGGGACGTGGCGGCGATCCAGAGGCAGTACCAGGAGCCGGCCTCCCGGGCCACGGTCAACGGCAGGAACACCATGCTCCTGGCCGTGCAGATGCATGAAGGCCGCAACATCGTCGAGTTCGGGAAAGAGGTGGACCGGAAGCTCGCCGAAACATCGAGGCTCCTCCCGGCGGGCGTCAAGCTGACCACGATCGTCAACCAGCCCGCCGTGGTCGCGAAAAACGTCGGCCATTTCCTTCGCGAGTTCATGCTGGCCATCGTCGCGGTCATCCTGGTCATCGTGCTGCTCCTCCCGTTCCGCGTGGCCGCCGTGGCTGCCATGGCCATCCCCATGACCGTCGCCGTGACATTCGGCGTCATGCACGCCCTGGGCATCGAGCTGCACCAGGTTTCCCTGGCCGCCCTGATCGTGGCGCTGGGCATGGTCGTGGACGACGCCGTCGTCGTTGCCGACAACTACGTGGAGCTGCTGGACGGGGGAGTGGACCGGAAGACCGCCGCCTGGCGCAGCGCCTCCGACCTCGTGGTGCCCATCCTGGCGGCGACGGTGACCATCATTGCAGCCTTCCTGCCGATGACGCTTCTGACGGGCATGGTCGGCGAGTTCATCATCGCCCTGCCCCTGACCGTCTCCATCGCCCTGGCGGCTTCCTTTTTCGTCGCCATGGTCCTGACGCCGCTCCTCTGCCTGACGTTCATCCGGAAGGGCCTTCACGACCGGGAAGAAACCGGGAAGACGAGCGGGAAAAAAGACCGGTCCCTTCTCGACTTCATGCAGCTTGGATACGACCGGGCCATCGCCTGGTGCATGGCCCACTCCCGGGTGTCGATCTCCGCCTGCCTCGTCATCATCCTGCTGGCGGTGGCCCTGTACCAGGCCATCCCCCAGAAATTCTTTCCGGCGGCGGAGCGAAACCAGTTTATCGTGGAGCTGTGGATGCCCACGGGCACGAAGCTGGAGAAGACCGGGCAGGCCGTCCGGAAGATCGAGGGCATGCTGAAAAACGACAGGCGGGTTGTGAACTATGCCGGCTTCATCGGCATGGGGGCGCCGCGCTTTTATTACAATTTCATTCCCGAGCCGCCGGGCGCCAATTTTGCGCAGGTGATCGTGAACACGAACACGGACGAGGAGGCGAAGCAACTCCAGCGTGAGTTGAACGCCCGGGTGGACGGAGAGGTCCCCGAAGGGAGGGTCCAGGCCAGGCTCATGCAGCAGGGAGTCCCCGCCGCCGCATCCGTCGAGGTCCGGATCGTCGGCGACGACATCGCGACCCTGAAAAGCGCCGGCCGCCAGGTGGAGGACATTCTCCGGGAGACCCGCGCCGCCGCCTTCATCCGCTCCGACTTCCGGGAGGACTATTACGGCGTCTCCGTCCGGCTCCTGGACAATGCCGCCCGCATGGGATTCACCACGGAAAGCGTTGCCAAGTCCATTTACGCCGGCTTCACCGGTGCGCCCGTGTCGACCCTCTACGAAGGCAACACGCCCGTGGAGATCCTGCTGCGCCTGGACGAGCGGAGCCGGGGCAGCTTCGACCACCTCAGGAACATGTACCTGCCGTCTCCCGTAACCGGTGCGGCGGTGCCGCTTCGCCAGATCGCGACGCTGGAGCCGCAGTGGCATCACGGCCGGATCCGGCACCTCAATGGTCTCCGGACGCTGACGGTTCAATGCGAGCCGGCGGAGGGCATCCTGGCCTCGCAGGTCCTGAAAAAGGCGCGGCCGCAGATATCCAGAATCGCGCTCCCACCGGGATTCCGGATCGAATATGGCGGGGAATACGAAAACCAGAGGGAGACCTTTTCGGAGATGCTGGTGGTGCTGGCCATCAGCATTGTGCTCATCTTTCTCGTTCTCCTGTTCCAGTTCCGCAACCTGAAGCAGTCCTTCATCGTCATGCTGACGATTCCCCTGAGCATGTTCGGGGCGTTTCTGGGACTGCTGATCACGGGCAATCCCTTCGGATTCACCGCCTTTGTCGGCCTGATCAGCCTGTCGGGCATCGTGGTCCGGAACGCCATCATCCTCATCGACCATGCCAACGAGCTCTGCCGCGGCGGCGCTTCCATCCGGACGGCCGCCCTGGAATCAGGAAAAAGAAGGCTGCGGCCCATCTTCCTGACGGCCAGCGCGGCGGCGATCGGCGTCCTTCCCATGATCCTTTCCGGGTCGCCCCTGTGGAGCCCTCTGGCCAGCGTGATCGCCGTGGGCATCATGCTCTCCATGGTTGTCTCGCTCCTCCTGGTGCCGGTTCTCTACGCCGCCATGATCAAGCCTTCCGGCGTCCTGGCGAAGTCCCCGGCAAGCCTTGAAAGGCCCGCCCATACAGGCCTGCGAAAACAAGTCGCTTCCCTGCTCCTGATCGCCCTGATTCTATTCCCGGCCGGTGCCGGCGCCCAGGACGGCCCGGAGCGGCTGAACCTGCAGAAGGTTACGGAACTGGCCGTCCGGAACAACCGGCTGCTCCATATCAGGCAGCTCCAGGTGGACGAAAAGCGGCAGAAAGTGAGCGAAAGCAGGGTCAAGTATTTCCCCGCCGTCGTGGTCGGCGGCTCGTATCAGTACAGCAGCGTGGCCGGCACGGTCGATCTCAGCCAGGGATTTCTCGGCACGGTTTCCACGGGCTCGGTCCATCTGCCGGTCCCCTCGGTGGACCTGGCCCTGGATCTGAACAGTTACGATGTTGCCAGCGCAGGAGTCCGCTTCTATCAGCCCGTCTCGCAGATCCCGAAGATCCGGTCTGGCGTTGAAATTTCCAAGGCGGACCTCGCGATTTCGGAAATCGAACAGGCCAAGGCGATCATGCAGGTGAAGCAGGCCGCGGAGAAGCTCTATTTCGGCCTGCTGATCCTCCAGAAGCAGAAGGAAGAGGCACAGATCAAGCGGACCCTGGCGAAACGGAAGCTTCACGACGTCGAGAGCGCCGTCCTGGCCGGCAAGACGACGCCGTCCAGCCTGGCGGGATTGAAGGCGGCCGTGGCCGACGAGGAGCAGAACCTTCTGAAGATCCGGATCCAGATCGACGACTATTCCGCCGATCTGAGGCACCTGATCGGCCTGCCGTCCTCCACTCCGTTCGTCCTTGATCCGGTAACCTTCGATGACACCATATACGAACTCATGCCGGTGGATGCCCTGGCCCGGGAGGCGCAGACCGGCAACAGCGATCTGAAAGCGGCGGCCGTTCAGAAAGCCAAGGCCGAGCACGCGATAGACGCCAGCCGGTTCAGCTACCTGCCGGACTTCGGCGTGATGGGCGGCTATACCTGGCAGGAGGGCAATGCGCACTTCCGGCAGAGCGCGATCCATTCCGGGTTCGATCCGGGGTGGAACGTCCGGGACGCCTTCATCGGCGTCTCTCTCCAGTGGAACATCCAGGACGCCGTCTCCAACGTGTACGTGAAGAGGCAGCGCCTCGCCCTGAAAAGGCAGGCCGAAGAGAACCTGGCCAACACGCTGGAGCAGGTGAATGCGGACATCGAAAAGGCGCACCGGAGGGCCTCCCAGGCGGTCGAGCTGATTTCCGTCGCCCGGAAGGTCGTCGACTACCGCCGGGAGGATTACCGGATCCAGAAGGACCGGTACGAGGCCGGGCTGAGTCTCGAAGCGGACTGTCTCACGGCGAAGGCGGCCCTCATGAAGGCCGAGTCGGACCTCTTTGCCGCGCAGCTGAATTACCGGATCGTCGTGACGGACCTGCAACTTCTGTCGGGGAGGCTCTAG
- a CDS encoding ATP-binding protein, producing the protein MEIIRVKELQTIEEKLRGVPVVALLGPRQCGKTTLALQYAHRLGEKAFHHFDCEDPRVVERLSNPMLTLEPLEGLVIIDEIQRRPDLFPALRVLVDRDVSRRFLILGSASRDLIAQGSETLAGRISFVELGGFAIRDVKPEEYRRLWVRGGFPRSFLAESEDASLSWREDFVRTFLERDVPNLGIRVPALQLRRFWTMLSHYHGQVLNVSELGRSLGVSDTAVRHYLDILTGTFLIRQLQPWFYNTTKRLVKRPKIYFRDSGLLHTLLTVRDESDLLYHPRLGASWEGFALEQVIRHLGLHDEEVFFWAVHTGGELDLLFHARGKPWGVEFKYAEAPAVSASMHSAFRELGLAHLWVVYPGKETYPLDTNISATGLSGLEQEFQRIAASPKKGTGPAGKDR; encoded by the coding sequence ATGGAAATCATAAGAGTAAAAGAGTTACAGACAATCGAGGAAAAACTGCGCGGCGTCCCCGTCGTCGCCCTTCTCGGTCCCCGTCAATGCGGCAAGACCACCCTTGCCCTGCAGTATGCCCATCGCCTCGGGGAGAAGGCGTTTCATCATTTCGACTGTGAGGACCCGAGGGTCGTCGAGCGTCTGTCCAATCCCATGTTGACCCTGGAACCCCTTGAGGGGCTGGTCATCATCGACGAAATTCAACGCCGCCCCGATCTTTTCCCTGCTCTCCGGGTGCTGGTCGACCGCGACGTCTCCAGAAGGTTCCTCATACTCGGCAGCGCTTCCAGGGACTTGATTGCTCAAGGCTCCGAGACCCTGGCCGGACGCATCTCCTTCGTCGAGTTGGGCGGGTTTGCCATCCGGGACGTTAAACCTGAAGAGTACCGCCGGTTGTGGGTCCGGGGCGGATTTCCCCGCTCTTTCCTGGCGGAAAGCGAGGATGCTTCCCTGTCATGGAGAGAAGACTTTGTCAGGACCTTCCTGGAGAGAGACGTTCCCAATCTGGGAATCCGGGTCCCCGCTCTCCAACTCCGCCGTTTCTGGACGATGCTGTCCCACTATCACGGTCAGGTCCTGAACGTATCGGAACTCGGGCGCAGCCTGGGCGTTTCCGACACGGCGGTCCGCCATTATCTGGACATTCTCACGGGCACCTTCCTGATCCGGCAGCTCCAGCCCTGGTTCTACAACACAACGAAACGGCTCGTGAAAAGGCCGAAAATCTATTTCCGCGACTCCGGCCTCCTCCACACCTTGCTCACCGTCCGGGATGAAAGCGATCTCCTCTATCATCCCCGCCTGGGTGCTTCCTGGGAGGGGTTTGCCCTGGAGCAGGTGATCCGACATTTAGGGCTCCACGATGAGGAGGTTTTCTTTTGGGCCGTACACACCGGGGGAGAGTTGGATCTTCTCTTTCATGCCCGGGGAAAACCCTGGGGAGTGGAATTCAAATATGCGGAAGCACCGGCTGTCAGCGCCTCCATGCACTCGGCTTTCCGGGAACTGGGACTGGCCCATCTGTGGGTTGTCTATCCAGGCAAAGAAACCTACCCGCTGGATACGAACATCAGCGCGACTGGACTGAGTGGTCTGGAACAGGAATTTCAACGGATTGCCGCATCCCCGAAAAAAGGCACAGGCCCTGCCGGCAAAGATCGGTAG
- a CDS encoding alpha/beta hydrolase — MKHVVNGALAILIALVVLAAPVQSADTASKMRGEKPILVMIHGMFAGPWCWDSFRSYFEAQGYQVVTPTLRYHNIPLSSPPDPRLTDTSVLDYAADVEKEIRALPAKPVIIGHSMGGLIAQILASRGVAKAAVLVAPAFPRGVNPLSWTGFKSAWMNMGRWGSWKEPIRPTFEGAVYSSFHRVPEDQRKRIFEKLTYESPKAALEISFWFLDTTKATQVDESKVTCPVLTIAAEEDRLLPPSIVQKIHRKYGKVSMYREFPGRDHFLIAEPGWQEVAAYIDGWMGRQGR; from the coding sequence ATGAAACACGTCGTGAACGGTGCCCTGGCAATCCTGATCGCCCTCGTGGTCTTAGCGGCCCCGGTACAGTCCGCGGACACCGCGAGCAAGATGCGGGGTGAGAAGCCGATCCTCGTCATGATTCACGGCATGTTTGCCGGCCCCTGGTGCTGGGATTCCTTCCGGAGCTACTTCGAGGCACAGGGCTATCAGGTCGTCACCCCGACCCTCCGTTACCACAACATCCCCCTGAGCTCCCCTCCGGATCCACGCCTTACGGACACGAGCGTCCTGGATTATGCGGCGGACGTGGAAAAGGAGATCCGGGCCCTCCCTGCCAAACCGGTCATCATCGGCCATTCCATGGGCGGACTCATCGCCCAGATCCTCGCGAGCCGGGGCGTGGCGAAGGCGGCGGTCCTCGTGGCGCCGGCCTTTCCCCGGGGCGTCAACCCCCTGTCCTGGACCGGCTTCAAGAGCGCCTGGATGAACATGGGGCGCTGGGGCTCCTGGAAAGAGCCGATCCGCCCGACCTTCGAGGGGGCCGTATACTCCTCCTTCCACCGCGTGCCGGAAGATCAGCGGAAACGGATATTCGAAAAACTGACCTACGAATCTCCGAAGGCGGCCCTGGAGATCAGCTTCTGGTTCCTCGATACCACCAAGGCCACACAGGTGGACGAATCGAAGGTGACCTGCCCGGTCCTGACCATCGCCGCGGAGGAGGACCGCCTCCTGCCCCCCTCCATCGTGCAGAAGATCCATCGCAAATACGGGAAAGTATCCATGTACCGCGAGTTTCCCGGCCGCGACCACTTCCTCATCGCCGAACCGGGCTGGCAGGAAGTCGCCGCCTACATCGACGGGTGGATGGGGCGGCAGGGGCGGTAA
- a CDS encoding RNA methyltransferase, translated as MTERFPAPSRSEIQAWRKLRLEKYRRREGLFLAEGVKVVRELLRSARPVSAVLVRKDRGESWPSLPDSLAEKAPVYAVREEDWKGLSQDVEPEGILAVVPVAEREKPSAVLSRETGPVLCLHEVNNPNNLGALLRTAHWFGIRTILIDPGSVSPTNPKAVRASMGSLFHLNVLEEVDLREAIPLLKKRGPVAAAVAAGGTPPHAGGAAAILLGSESHGLPEDLLALADEQWTIPGKGDAESLSLPQAAAILMYAWTAG; from the coding sequence TTGACCGAGCGCTTTCCAGCCCCCTCGCGATCCGAGATCCAGGCCTGGCGGAAGCTCCGCCTGGAGAAATACCGGCGGCGGGAAGGCCTGTTCCTGGCGGAGGGCGTGAAGGTGGTCCGGGAGCTCTTGCGAAGCGCCCGGCCTGTCTCGGCGGTCCTGGTCCGGAAGGATCGCGGGGAATCCTGGCCGTCCCTGCCGGACTCCCTGGCTGAAAAAGCCCCCGTCTATGCGGTGAGGGAGGAAGACTGGAAAGGGCTGAGCCAGGACGTTGAGCCCGAGGGGATTCTGGCCGTCGTCCCCGTTGCCGAGCGGGAGAAGCCGTCCGCGGTCCTTTCGCGGGAGACCGGACCCGTTCTCTGCCTCCACGAGGTGAACAACCCGAACAACCTGGGCGCTCTGCTCCGGACTGCCCACTGGTTCGGCATCCGGACGATCCTGATCGACCCGGGATCGGTGAGCCCGACGAACCCGAAGGCGGTGCGGGCGTCCATGGGGAGCCTGTTTCACCTGAATGTGCTGGAGGAGGTGGATCTCCGGGAAGCGATCCCGCTCCTGAAAAAACGGGGCCCCGTGGCGGCGGCCGTCGCTGCGGGCGGCACTCCCCCGCACGCGGGCGGTGCGGCGGCTATCCTCCTGGGGAGCGAGAGCCACGGCCTGCCGGAGGATCTCCTGGCCCTGGCGGACGAGCAATGGACGATCCCCGGGAAGGGCGACGCCGAATCGCTCAGCCTGCCGCAGGCGGCGGCGATCCTGATGTATGCATGGACCGCCGGCTGA
- a CDS encoding TerC family protein: MTVTVVGWIVFAILVLAFLALDLGVFNRKAHVVQVKEALLWTGFWITLAMLFCGGVYWFEGHHKALEFLAGYLIEYSLSVDNLFVFLLIFGYFQVPAQYEHKALFWGILGALVIRAVFIFAGVALIERFEWIIYVFGLFLIYTAAKMAVSKDREVHPEKNPVLKLLRRLMPVDNSYDGGRFFLVKDGVRHATPLFAVVLALETTDILFAVDSIPAVLAITTDPFIVYTSNVFAILGLRSLFFALSGLMRIFHYLHWGLVVILSFVGVKMLLSHLVKIPVFVSLGVIVGVLLTAILASVLWPKPVEEGDTGVSLDDGHPPA; encoded by the coding sequence ATGACAGTCACTGTGGTCGGCTGGATTGTTTTCGCCATTCTCGTTCTCGCATTTCTGGCCCTGGACCTGGGTGTTTTCAACCGGAAGGCCCACGTGGTCCAAGTCAAGGAGGCCCTCCTGTGGACCGGCTTCTGGATTACCCTGGCCATGCTGTTCTGCGGGGGCGTCTACTGGTTCGAGGGGCACCACAAGGCCCTGGAGTTCCTGGCGGGCTACCTGATCGAGTATTCGCTGAGCGTCGACAACCTCTTCGTCTTCCTCTTGATTTTCGGGTACTTCCAGGTCCCTGCCCAGTATGAGCACAAGGCCCTCTTCTGGGGAATCCTCGGGGCCCTGGTCATCCGGGCCGTCTTCATCTTCGCCGGGGTCGCCCTGATCGAACGGTTCGAATGGATCATTTACGTCTTTGGTCTCTTCCTGATCTACACGGCGGCCAAGATGGCCGTGAGCAAGGACCGGGAGGTCCACCCGGAGAAGAACCCCGTCCTGAAGCTTCTCCGCCGGCTCATGCCGGTGGACAACTCCTACGATGGCGGCCGCTTCTTCCTGGTCAAAGACGGCGTCCGCCACGCCACGCCGCTGTTCGCCGTGGTCCTGGCCCTGGAGACGACGGACATCCTCTTCGCCGTCGACTCCATCCCGGCGGTCCTGGCCATCACGACGGACCCCTTCATCGTCTACACGTCCAACGTTTTCGCCATCCTGGGCCTCCGGTCCCTCTTCTTCGCCCTCTCGGGTCTGATGCGGATCTTCCACTACCTCCACTGGGGCCTGGTGGTCATCCTGTCCTTCGTGGGAGTCAAGATGCTCCTGTCCCACCTGGTGAAGATCCCCGTCTTCGTCTCCCTCGGGGTGATCGTCGGCGTCCTGCTCACGGCCATCCTGGCCTCCGTCCTGTGGCCCAAGCCGGTCGAGGAGGGAGACACCGGCGTGTCCCTGGACGACGGGCACCCGCCGGCATAA
- a CDS encoding glutathionylspermidine synthase family protein — MHTLQVNPIPPSIFEKVGFYWYQSPDNLDYVAEELVQVTEEEGEAYYRAADELYGLYVQAAQHVIDHGLFELLDIPENLVEMIRLSWEDDRHFHLLGRFDLAGGLDGKPVKLIEFNADTPSMIFETALIQWMILRHNGIDEERQFNRLYETLQESFIRMRNLHPAFAGPDAPIPCALFSCLDLGLEDENTTRLLEEMAYEAGFITGFEYAHDVFFDDEGIYNPAGDRFDFWYKLLPYEYIALEEPELAEILTGLLRRDRVILLNPPYSLLFQSKGILKVLWDLFPDHPLLLETSFDPLRGKTCVEKKTFSREGDNVRILDPSGNELDRRDGDYVSYRSIYQEFADLPADGEGRLYQAGVFFSWEPCGLGFRREKGIIHNLSQFAGHTVRAGFPET; from the coding sequence GTGCATACCCTGCAGGTGAATCCCATTCCACCGTCCATCTTCGAGAAGGTGGGCTTCTACTGGTACCAGTCTCCCGACAATCTGGACTACGTGGCGGAGGAGCTGGTCCAGGTGACGGAGGAAGAGGGGGAAGCTTACTACCGGGCAGCGGATGAGCTCTACGGCCTATACGTTCAGGCGGCCCAGCACGTCATCGATCACGGCCTCTTCGAACTCCTGGACATCCCGGAAAACCTGGTGGAGATGATCCGGCTCAGCTGGGAGGACGACCGCCACTTCCACCTCCTTGGGCGCTTCGACCTGGCCGGCGGGCTGGATGGAAAGCCCGTCAAGCTCATCGAGTTCAACGCCGACACGCCCTCAATGATCTTCGAGACGGCCCTGATCCAGTGGATGATCCTCCGCCACAACGGCATCGATGAAGAGCGGCAGTTCAACCGCCTCTACGAGACCCTGCAGGAGTCCTTCATCCGGATGCGCAATCTCCACCCGGCCTTTGCCGGCCCCGACGCCCCCATCCCCTGCGCCCTCTTCTCCTGCCTGGACCTGGGCCTCGAAGACGAGAACACGACCCGCCTCCTGGAGGAGATGGCTTACGAAGCAGGTTTCATCACCGGTTTCGAGTATGCCCACGATGTGTTTTTCGATGACGAGGGAATCTACAATCCAGCGGGCGACCGCTTCGATTTCTGGTACAAGCTTCTTCCCTACGAATACATCGCCCTGGAGGAGCCGGAACTGGCGGAGATTCTGACGGGCCTGCTCCGGCGCGACAGGGTCATCCTCCTGAACCCACCCTACTCGCTCCTCTTCCAGTCGAAAGGAATCCTGAAGGTCCTCTGGGACCTCTTCCCGGACCACCCGCTCCTCCTGGAGACATCCTTCGATCCGCTCCGCGGGAAGACCTGCGTGGAGAAGAAGACCTTCAGCCGGGAGGGGGACAACGTGCGGATCCTCGACCCATCGGGAAATGAACTGGACAGAAGGGACGGGGATTATGTATCGTACCGCTCCATTTACCAGGAGTTCGCGGACCTGCCCGCCGACGGCGAAGGCCGTCTCTACCAGGCGGGGGTCTTCTTTTCCTGGGAGCCCTGCGGCCTCGGCTTCCGCCGGGAGAAGGGCATCATCCACAACCTCTCCCAGTTCGCAGGGCACACCGTCCGTGCCGGTTTTCCGGAAACATAA